One genomic segment of Sminthopsis crassicaudata isolate SCR6 chromosome 4, ASM4859323v1, whole genome shotgun sequence includes these proteins:
- the VEZF1 gene encoding vascular endothelial zinc finger 1 isoform X4, which yields MEANWTAFLFQAHEASHHQQQAAQNSLLPLLSSAVEPPDQKPLLPLPITQKPQAPPETLKDAIGIKKEKPKTSFVCTYCSKAFRDSYHLRRHESCHTGIKLVSRSKKTPTTVVPLISTIAGDNSRTSLVSTIAGILSTVTTSSSGTNPSSSASSTVMPVTQTVKKPSKPVKKNHACEMCGKAFRDVYHLNRHKLSHSDEKPFECPICNQRFKRKDRMTYHVRSHEGGITKPYTCSVCGKGFSRPDHLSCHVKHVHSTERPFKCQTCTAAFATKDRLRTHMVRHEGKVSCNICGKLLSAAYITSHLKTHGQSQSINCNTCKQGINKTCMNEETSNQKQQQQQQHVTSWPGKQVETLRLWEEAVKARKKEAANLCQTSTAATTPVTLTTPFNITSSVSSGTMSNPVTVAAAMSMRSPVNVSSAVNITSPMNIGHPVTITSPLSMTSPLTLTTPVNLPTPVTAPVNIAHPVTITSPMNLPTPMTLAAPLNIAMRPVESMPFLPQALPTSPPW from the exons atGGAGGCCAACTGGACCGCGTTCCTGTTCCAG GCCCATGAAGCCTCCCATCACCAACAGCAGGCAGCACAGAACAGCTTGCTGCCCCTCCTGAGCTCTGCTGTGGAGCCCCCTGATCAGAAGCCGTTGCTTCCATTACCAATAACTCAGAAACCTCAGGCACCACCAGAAACATTAAAGGATGCCATtgggattaaaaaagaaaaacctaaaacCTCCTTTGTGTGCACTTACTGCAGTAAAGCTTTCAGGGACAGCTACCACCTGAGACGCCATGAATCCTGCCACACTGGGATAAAGTTAGTGTCACGGTCAAAGAAAACCCCTACCACAGTGGTACCCCTTATCTCCACCATCGCCGGAGACAACAGCCGAACTTCGTTGGTCTCAACCATTGCAGGCATCTTGTCAACAGTTACTACATCTTCTTCTGGCACTAACCCTAGCAGCAGTGCCAGTTCCACTGTTATGCCAGTGACACAGACAGTCAAGAAGCCCAGTAAGCCAGTCAAGAAGAACCATGCTTGTGAGATGTGTGGGAAGGCCTTCCGAGATGTCTACCACCTTAACAGGCACAAGCTGTCTCATTCAGAtgagaaaccttttgaatgtccTATTTGCAATCAACGCTTCAAGAGGAAGGATCGGATGACTTACCATGTGAGGTCTCATGAAGGAGGCATCACCAAACCATATACTTGCAGTGTTTGTGGGAAAGGCTTCTCGAG GCCCGACCACTTAAGCTGTCATGTAAAACATGTCCATTCAACAGAGAGACCCTTCAAATGCCAA ACATGCACTGCTGCCTTTGCCACCAAAGACAGACTGCGGACACATATGGTTCGCCATGAAGGAAAGGTATCTTGTAATATCTGTGGTAAACTTCTGAGTGCAGCGTATATCACCAGCCACTTAAAGACACATGGGCAGAGCCAAAGTATcaactgtaatacatgtaaacaAGGCATCAATAAAA CATGCATGAATGAAGAGACCAGCAACCagaagcaacagcagcagcagcagcatgtAACCAGCTGGCCAGGAAAGCAGGTAGAGACACTGAGATTGTGGGAAGAAGCTGTCAAGGCAAGGAAGAAAG AAGCTGCTAACCTGTGCCAAACTTCCACGGCTGCTACGACACCTGTGACTCTTACTACTCCATTCAATATAACTTCCTCTGTGTCTTCTGGGACGATGTCAAACCCAGTCACAGTAGCAGCGGCAATGAGCATGAGAAGTCCAGTAAATGTTTCAAGTGCAGTTAATATAACCAGCCCGATGAATATAGGACACCCTGTAACTATAACCAGTCCACTATCCATGACCTCTCCACTAACACTTACCACCCCAGTCAACCTCCCCACCCCAGTCACCGCCCCAGTGAATATAGCACACCCAGTCACTATCACATCTCCGATGAACTTACCCACACCAATGACATTAGCTGCCCCATTGAATATAGCAATGAGACCTGTAGAGAGCATGCCTTTCTTACCCCAAGCTTTGCCCACATCACCTCCTTGGTAA
- the VEZF1 gene encoding vascular endothelial zinc finger 1 isoform X3 translates to MEANWTAFLFQAHEASHHQQQAAQNSLLPLLSSAVEPPDQKPLLPLPITQKPQAPPETLKDAIGIKKEKPKTSFVCTYCSKAFRDSYHLRRHESCHTGIKLVSRSKKTPTTVVPLISTIAGDNSRTSLVSTIAGILSTVTTSSSGTNPSSSASSTVMPVTQTVKKPSKPVKKNHACEMCGKAFRDVYHLNRHKLSHSDEKPFECPICNQRFKRKDRMTYHVRSHEGGITKPYTCSVCGKGFSRPDHLSCHVKHVHSTERPFKCQFSSLMQTCTAAFATKDRLRTHMVRHEGKVSCNICGKLLSAAYITSHLKTHGQSQSINCNTCKQGINKTCMNEETSNQKQQQQQQHVTSWPGKQVETLRLWEEAVKARKKEAANLCQTSTAATTPVTLTTPFNITSSVSSGTMSNPVTVAAAMSMRSPVNVSSAVNITSPMNIGHPVTITSPLSMTSPLTLTTPVNLPTPVTAPVNIAHPVTITSPMNLPTPMTLAAPLNIAMRPVESMPFLPQALPTSPPW, encoded by the exons atGGAGGCCAACTGGACCGCGTTCCTGTTCCAG GCCCATGAAGCCTCCCATCACCAACAGCAGGCAGCACAGAACAGCTTGCTGCCCCTCCTGAGCTCTGCTGTGGAGCCCCCTGATCAGAAGCCGTTGCTTCCATTACCAATAACTCAGAAACCTCAGGCACCACCAGAAACATTAAAGGATGCCATtgggattaaaaaagaaaaacctaaaacCTCCTTTGTGTGCACTTACTGCAGTAAAGCTTTCAGGGACAGCTACCACCTGAGACGCCATGAATCCTGCCACACTGGGATAAAGTTAGTGTCACGGTCAAAGAAAACCCCTACCACAGTGGTACCCCTTATCTCCACCATCGCCGGAGACAACAGCCGAACTTCGTTGGTCTCAACCATTGCAGGCATCTTGTCAACAGTTACTACATCTTCTTCTGGCACTAACCCTAGCAGCAGTGCCAGTTCCACTGTTATGCCAGTGACACAGACAGTCAAGAAGCCCAGTAAGCCAGTCAAGAAGAACCATGCTTGTGAGATGTGTGGGAAGGCCTTCCGAGATGTCTACCACCTTAACAGGCACAAGCTGTCTCATTCAGAtgagaaaccttttgaatgtccTATTTGCAATCAACGCTTCAAGAGGAAGGATCGGATGACTTACCATGTGAGGTCTCATGAAGGAGGCATCACCAAACCATATACTTGCAGTGTTTGTGGGAAAGGCTTCTCGAG GCCCGACCACTTAAGCTGTCATGTAAAACATGTCCATTCAACAGAGAGACCCTTCAAATGCCAA ttttcctccCTCATGCAGACATGCACTGCTGCCTTTGCCACCAAAGACAGACTGCGGACACATATGGTTCGCCATGAAGGAAAGGTATCTTGTAATATCTGTGGTAAACTTCTGAGTGCAGCGTATATCACCAGCCACTTAAAGACACATGGGCAGAGCCAAAGTATcaactgtaatacatgtaaacaAGGCATCAATAAAA CATGCATGAATGAAGAGACCAGCAACCagaagcaacagcagcagcagcagcatgtAACCAGCTGGCCAGGAAAGCAGGTAGAGACACTGAGATTGTGGGAAGAAGCTGTCAAGGCAAGGAAGAAAG AAGCTGCTAACCTGTGCCAAACTTCCACGGCTGCTACGACACCTGTGACTCTTACTACTCCATTCAATATAACTTCCTCTGTGTCTTCTGGGACGATGTCAAACCCAGTCACAGTAGCAGCGGCAATGAGCATGAGAAGTCCAGTAAATGTTTCAAGTGCAGTTAATATAACCAGCCCGATGAATATAGGACACCCTGTAACTATAACCAGTCCACTATCCATGACCTCTCCACTAACACTTACCACCCCAGTCAACCTCCCCACCCCAGTCACCGCCCCAGTGAATATAGCACACCCAGTCACTATCACATCTCCGATGAACTTACCCACACCAATGACATTAGCTGCCCCATTGAATATAGCAATGAGACCTGTAGAGAGCATGCCTTTCTTACCCCAAGCTTTGCCCACATCACCTCCTTGGTAA
- the VEZF1 gene encoding vascular endothelial zinc finger 1 isoform X2, protein MEANWTAFLFQAHEASHHQQQAAQNSLLPLLSSAVEPPDQKPLLPLPITQKPQAPPETLKDAIGIKKEKPKTSFVCTYCSKAFRDSYHLRRHESCHTGIKLVSRSKKTPTTVVPLISTIAGDNSRTSLVSTIAGILSTVTTSSSGTNPSSSASSTVMPVTQTVKKPSKPVKKNHACEMCGKAFRDVYHLNRHKLSHSDEKPFECPICNQRFKRKDRMTYHVRSHEGGITKPYTCSVCGKGFSRPDHLSCHVKHVHSTERPFKCQTCTAAFATKDRLRTHMVRHEGKVSCNICGKLLSAAYITSHLKTHGQSQSINCNTCKQGINKTCMNEETSNQKQQQQQQHVTSWPGKQVETLRLWEEAVKARKKECQFTFEKAIEYVPFEAANLCQTSTAATTPVTLTTPFNITSSVSSGTMSNPVTVAAAMSMRSPVNVSSAVNITSPMNIGHPVTITSPLSMTSPLTLTTPVNLPTPVTAPVNIAHPVTITSPMNLPTPMTLAAPLNIAMRPVESMPFLPQALPTSPPW, encoded by the exons atGGAGGCCAACTGGACCGCGTTCCTGTTCCAG GCCCATGAAGCCTCCCATCACCAACAGCAGGCAGCACAGAACAGCTTGCTGCCCCTCCTGAGCTCTGCTGTGGAGCCCCCTGATCAGAAGCCGTTGCTTCCATTACCAATAACTCAGAAACCTCAGGCACCACCAGAAACATTAAAGGATGCCATtgggattaaaaaagaaaaacctaaaacCTCCTTTGTGTGCACTTACTGCAGTAAAGCTTTCAGGGACAGCTACCACCTGAGACGCCATGAATCCTGCCACACTGGGATAAAGTTAGTGTCACGGTCAAAGAAAACCCCTACCACAGTGGTACCCCTTATCTCCACCATCGCCGGAGACAACAGCCGAACTTCGTTGGTCTCAACCATTGCAGGCATCTTGTCAACAGTTACTACATCTTCTTCTGGCACTAACCCTAGCAGCAGTGCCAGTTCCACTGTTATGCCAGTGACACAGACAGTCAAGAAGCCCAGTAAGCCAGTCAAGAAGAACCATGCTTGTGAGATGTGTGGGAAGGCCTTCCGAGATGTCTACCACCTTAACAGGCACAAGCTGTCTCATTCAGAtgagaaaccttttgaatgtccTATTTGCAATCAACGCTTCAAGAGGAAGGATCGGATGACTTACCATGTGAGGTCTCATGAAGGAGGCATCACCAAACCATATACTTGCAGTGTTTGTGGGAAAGGCTTCTCGAG GCCCGACCACTTAAGCTGTCATGTAAAACATGTCCATTCAACAGAGAGACCCTTCAAATGCCAA ACATGCACTGCTGCCTTTGCCACCAAAGACAGACTGCGGACACATATGGTTCGCCATGAAGGAAAGGTATCTTGTAATATCTGTGGTAAACTTCTGAGTGCAGCGTATATCACCAGCCACTTAAAGACACATGGGCAGAGCCAAAGTATcaactgtaatacatgtaaacaAGGCATCAATAAAA CATGCATGAATGAAGAGACCAGCAACCagaagcaacagcagcagcagcagcatgtAACCAGCTGGCCAGGAAAGCAGGTAGAGACACTGAGATTGTGGGAAGAAGCTGTCAAGGCAAGGAAGAAAG AATGTCAGTTCACCTTTGAGAAGGCTATAGAGTACGTACCATTCG AAGCTGCTAACCTGTGCCAAACTTCCACGGCTGCTACGACACCTGTGACTCTTACTACTCCATTCAATATAACTTCCTCTGTGTCTTCTGGGACGATGTCAAACCCAGTCACAGTAGCAGCGGCAATGAGCATGAGAAGTCCAGTAAATGTTTCAAGTGCAGTTAATATAACCAGCCCGATGAATATAGGACACCCTGTAACTATAACCAGTCCACTATCCATGACCTCTCCACTAACACTTACCACCCCAGTCAACCTCCCCACCCCAGTCACCGCCCCAGTGAATATAGCACACCCAGTCACTATCACATCTCCGATGAACTTACCCACACCAATGACATTAGCTGCCCCATTGAATATAGCAATGAGACCTGTAGAGAGCATGCCTTTCTTACCCCAAGCTTTGCCCACATCACCTCCTTGGTAA
- the VEZF1 gene encoding vascular endothelial zinc finger 1 isoform X1, protein MEANWTAFLFQAHEASHHQQQAAQNSLLPLLSSAVEPPDQKPLLPLPITQKPQAPPETLKDAIGIKKEKPKTSFVCTYCSKAFRDSYHLRRHESCHTGIKLVSRSKKTPTTVVPLISTIAGDNSRTSLVSTIAGILSTVTTSSSGTNPSSSASSTVMPVTQTVKKPSKPVKKNHACEMCGKAFRDVYHLNRHKLSHSDEKPFECPICNQRFKRKDRMTYHVRSHEGGITKPYTCSVCGKGFSRPDHLSCHVKHVHSTERPFKCQFSSLMQTCTAAFATKDRLRTHMVRHEGKVSCNICGKLLSAAYITSHLKTHGQSQSINCNTCKQGINKTCMNEETSNQKQQQQQQHVTSWPGKQVETLRLWEEAVKARKKECQFTFEKAIEYVPFEAANLCQTSTAATTPVTLTTPFNITSSVSSGTMSNPVTVAAAMSMRSPVNVSSAVNITSPMNIGHPVTITSPLSMTSPLTLTTPVNLPTPVTAPVNIAHPVTITSPMNLPTPMTLAAPLNIAMRPVESMPFLPQALPTSPPW, encoded by the exons atGGAGGCCAACTGGACCGCGTTCCTGTTCCAG GCCCATGAAGCCTCCCATCACCAACAGCAGGCAGCACAGAACAGCTTGCTGCCCCTCCTGAGCTCTGCTGTGGAGCCCCCTGATCAGAAGCCGTTGCTTCCATTACCAATAACTCAGAAACCTCAGGCACCACCAGAAACATTAAAGGATGCCATtgggattaaaaaagaaaaacctaaaacCTCCTTTGTGTGCACTTACTGCAGTAAAGCTTTCAGGGACAGCTACCACCTGAGACGCCATGAATCCTGCCACACTGGGATAAAGTTAGTGTCACGGTCAAAGAAAACCCCTACCACAGTGGTACCCCTTATCTCCACCATCGCCGGAGACAACAGCCGAACTTCGTTGGTCTCAACCATTGCAGGCATCTTGTCAACAGTTACTACATCTTCTTCTGGCACTAACCCTAGCAGCAGTGCCAGTTCCACTGTTATGCCAGTGACACAGACAGTCAAGAAGCCCAGTAAGCCAGTCAAGAAGAACCATGCTTGTGAGATGTGTGGGAAGGCCTTCCGAGATGTCTACCACCTTAACAGGCACAAGCTGTCTCATTCAGAtgagaaaccttttgaatgtccTATTTGCAATCAACGCTTCAAGAGGAAGGATCGGATGACTTACCATGTGAGGTCTCATGAAGGAGGCATCACCAAACCATATACTTGCAGTGTTTGTGGGAAAGGCTTCTCGAG GCCCGACCACTTAAGCTGTCATGTAAAACATGTCCATTCAACAGAGAGACCCTTCAAATGCCAA ttttcctccCTCATGCAGACATGCACTGCTGCCTTTGCCACCAAAGACAGACTGCGGACACATATGGTTCGCCATGAAGGAAAGGTATCTTGTAATATCTGTGGTAAACTTCTGAGTGCAGCGTATATCACCAGCCACTTAAAGACACATGGGCAGAGCCAAAGTATcaactgtaatacatgtaaacaAGGCATCAATAAAA CATGCATGAATGAAGAGACCAGCAACCagaagcaacagcagcagcagcagcatgtAACCAGCTGGCCAGGAAAGCAGGTAGAGACACTGAGATTGTGGGAAGAAGCTGTCAAGGCAAGGAAGAAAG AATGTCAGTTCACCTTTGAGAAGGCTATAGAGTACGTACCATTCG AAGCTGCTAACCTGTGCCAAACTTCCACGGCTGCTACGACACCTGTGACTCTTACTACTCCATTCAATATAACTTCCTCTGTGTCTTCTGGGACGATGTCAAACCCAGTCACAGTAGCAGCGGCAATGAGCATGAGAAGTCCAGTAAATGTTTCAAGTGCAGTTAATATAACCAGCCCGATGAATATAGGACACCCTGTAACTATAACCAGTCCACTATCCATGACCTCTCCACTAACACTTACCACCCCAGTCAACCTCCCCACCCCAGTCACCGCCCCAGTGAATATAGCACACCCAGTCACTATCACATCTCCGATGAACTTACCCACACCAATGACATTAGCTGCCCCATTGAATATAGCAATGAGACCTGTAGAGAGCATGCCTTTCTTACCCCAAGCTTTGCCCACATCACCTCCTTGGTAA